One genomic window of Evansella cellulosilytica DSM 2522 includes the following:
- the rsfS gene encoding ribosome silencing factor yields MDKKVLLDLAVRAADDKIAEDIVVLNMEGVSLITDYFVICHGNSEKQVEAIAREIKDRAQEKGIELKRLEGLQESRWVLIDLNEVIVHVFHKDERHYYNLEKLWGDAPTLTVEQVLNS; encoded by the coding sequence ATGGATAAAAAAGTGTTGTTAGATTTAGCAGTTAGAGCTGCAGATGACAAAATAGCAGAAGATATTGTTGTACTAAATATGGAAGGTGTCTCTCTCATTACAGACTACTTTGTTATTTGCCACGGGAATTCCGAAAAGCAAGTGGAAGCCATTGCGAGGGAAATAAAAGACCGTGCACAGGAAAAAGGAATAGAACTAAAAAGGTTAGAAGGTCTACAGGAAAGTCGATGGGTACTTATTGATCTTAATGAAGTAATTGTCCACGTTTTTCATAAGGATGAGAGACATTATTATAACTTAGAAAAATTATGGGGAGATGCGCCTACCTTAACTGTAGAGCAAGTGTTAAACAGTTAG
- a CDS encoding ComE operon protein 2, with product MDRISWHQYFMAQSHLLALRSTCSRLMVGATIVRDKRIIAGGYNGAISGGVHCIDEGCYVIDDHCVRTIHAEVNALLQCAKFGVATEGSEIYVTHFPCLNCCKALIQAGIKKVYYANDYKNHPYALELFEQADVIVEQVELEEMILDRNNEEKLMFTADLLARLKKLGIEGKELNELKEKANRLYTST from the coding sequence TTGGATAGAATATCATGGCATCAATATTTTATGGCGCAAAGTCATTTACTTGCATTAAGAAGCACGTGTTCCCGTTTAATGGTCGGGGCAACAATAGTACGAGATAAACGTATCATTGCTGGGGGGTATAATGGGGCCATATCTGGTGGTGTCCATTGTATAGATGAAGGATGTTATGTGATAGATGACCATTGTGTTCGGACGATTCACGCAGAAGTTAATGCACTGTTACAATGTGCTAAGTTTGGTGTTGCTACAGAAGGATCCGAAATATACGTCACGCATTTCCCATGCTTAAATTGCTGCAAAGCTTTAATACAAGCTGGCATTAAAAAAGTATACTATGCCAACGATTATAAAAATCACCCATACGCTTTAGAGCTTTTTGAGCAAGCAGACGTCATTGTCGAACAAGTAGAGCTTGAGGAAATGATTCTAGATAGAAATAATGAAGAGAAGCTCATGTTCACTGCAGATTTATTGGCGAGGCTTAAAAAATTAGGTATAGAAGGTAAAGAGTTGAATGAGTTAAAAGAAAAAGCAAATCGTTTATATACTTCGACTTAA
- the holA gene encoding DNA polymerase III subunit delta, which yields MAYIDIVRKIKKGHVASVYVLTGTEQYILEDTIHLIIKNTLADEEKEFNLSTYDMKEYPIELAVEEAYTFPFMGGKRVVIVKDAYFLTSQKVSSKIEHNTKQLEGYLENPAPETVLILLAPYEKLDERKKIVKLAKKAGEYVSGSALEEKDLKLWIMDRARDNNVTIDDLAIEQLVLLTSAKLMILASEIKKLAIHVGDGGRITEEIVNELVPRSLEQNIFSLVEGVVRREISHSWAIFLDLIKQKEEPLKIIALMVRQFRILYQVKQLTLQGYSQKQIAGQLKLHPYVVKLAMGQAKQFNDDELLALLDELANMDYEIKTGKIDKVLAVEIFFSKRAKITN from the coding sequence ATGGCTTACATAGATATTGTTAGAAAGATAAAAAAAGGGCATGTTGCATCTGTATATGTCTTAACTGGAACGGAGCAATACATATTAGAGGATACGATTCATCTCATCATTAAGAATACATTAGCGGATGAAGAAAAGGAATTTAATTTATCAACATACGATATGAAGGAATACCCAATTGAATTAGCTGTCGAAGAAGCATATACTTTTCCGTTTATGGGTGGAAAAAGAGTTGTGATTGTTAAGGATGCGTACTTTTTAACTTCTCAAAAGGTATCATCAAAAATTGAACACAACACGAAGCAATTAGAGGGGTATTTAGAAAACCCTGCACCAGAAACGGTTTTGATTTTATTAGCCCCATACGAAAAACTTGATGAACGAAAAAAAATTGTGAAGTTAGCAAAAAAAGCAGGTGAGTATGTTAGTGGATCTGCTTTAGAAGAGAAGGACTTAAAGCTATGGATCATGGATCGTGCAAGGGATAACAATGTCACTATTGATGATTTGGCAATTGAACAATTAGTCTTGTTAACGAGCGCAAAACTGATGATTTTAGCTAGTGAGATCAAAAAATTAGCCATTCATGTTGGTGATGGAGGGAGAATAACAGAAGAAATAGTAAATGAGTTAGTTCCTCGTTCGTTAGAGCAGAACATCTTTTCTTTAGTAGAGGGTGTAGTAAGAAGGGAAATTAGTCATTCTTGGGCAATATTTTTAGATTTAATTAAACAGAAGGAAGAGCCGCTTAAAATAATTGCATTGATGGTGAGGCAGTTTCGAATTTTGTACCAGGTGAAGCAATTGACACTGCAAGGTTATTCACAAAAGCAAATAGCTGGTCAATTAAAGCTACATCCATACGTTGTGAAGCTTGCTATGGGACAAGCAAAGCAATTTAACGATGATGAATTGTTAGCCTTACTAGATGAGTTAGCTAATATGGATTATGAAATAAAGACAGGCAAAATTGATAAAGTATTAGCTGTCGAGATCTTCTTTTCTAAACGTGCAAAAATTACGAATTAA
- a CDS encoding class I SAM-dependent DNA methyltransferase encodes MMSDRHFAAIYDVLMEDVPYHKWVDYCKKYIPNNSEVLDVACGTGTFTILLYKAGFTVSGIDIAEDMLTIAEEKVRDKQLPIPLFHQDMRSLSGFSQLDAVTLFCDGLNYLMDETDVQITFTRIASALKSGGIFLFDVHSLSKIRNTFNEQLFGENREDISYLWFCNHGSQTDSVDHSFTFFVKNEDGSYERTDEEHSQRTFPIEEYVRWLQFVGFHNIEVSSNFGETSVIEADDRIFFKAEKK; translated from the coding sequence ATGATGAGCGATAGACATTTTGCTGCTATTTATGATGTATTAATGGAAGATGTCCCCTATCATAAGTGGGTAGATTATTGTAAGAAGTACATACCCAATAATAGTGAAGTTCTTGATGTAGCTTGTGGTACGGGCACTTTCACAATTTTATTATATAAAGCCGGCTTCACAGTTTCAGGAATTGACATAGCAGAAGATATGCTTACTATAGCAGAGGAGAAAGTAAGAGATAAGCAACTGCCGATTCCTTTATTTCATCAAGATATGCGTTCCCTTTCAGGTTTTTCACAACTTGATGCTGTGACTTTGTTTTGCGATGGACTAAATTATTTAATGGATGAGACTGATGTTCAAATCACATTTACTAGGATCGCATCTGCCTTAAAGTCAGGAGGTATCTTTTTGTTTGACGTACATAGTTTATCTAAAATCAGAAACACCTTCAATGAACAGCTGTTTGGTGAAAATCGGGAGGATATTAGTTACTTATGGTTTTGCAACCATGGATCGCAAACAGACAGTGTTGATCATTCTTTTACTTTCTTTGTTAAAAATGAAGATGGATCATATGAAAGAACGGATGAAGAGCATAGTCAACGAACTTTTCCTATTGAAGAATATGTAAGGTGGCTACAATTTGTGGGATTCCATAATATTGAAGTTTCAAGTAATTTCGGGGAAACTTCCGTAATAGAGGCTGATGATAGAATTTTTTTTAAAGCAGAAAAAAAATAG
- a CDS encoding YqzM family protein has protein sequence MANEFEKDVQSKRNDLIDSGVGFVVTFGFFMTIFIIAQVIEFFGTR, from the coding sequence ATGGCAAACGAATTTGAAAAAGACGTTCAATCAAAACGAAACGATTTAATTGATAGTGGGGTTGGGTTTGTTGTTACATTTGGTTTCTTCATGACAATCTTTATTATTGCTCAAGTAATTGAATTTTTCGGTACAAGATAA
- the comER gene encoding late competence protein ComER, which produces MKRIGFIGTGSMGKILIESFLDAHAITPNNVTITNRTIDKAKQIADSYEGVNVAGDARSLIKECDWVFLCTKPLQMIPLLEEVKDILTERHVLISITSPLLVEELEKITEAKVVRFIPSIVNRAQEGPSLVTFGQNVANEDKEELMRFFKTISTPELISDDVTRVASDIGCCGPAFISFLVEEMIKAAVQETNIKEDEATNIMESMLIGYGELLRKKYFTLQTLQERVTVPGGVTGVGLNVLRSEIGQQFNHLFKSTHEKYAEDRHLIQKQLTENNTRAETGK; this is translated from the coding sequence TTGAAGAGAATTGGCTTCATCGGGACAGGAAGCATGGGGAAAATATTAATTGAATCATTCCTTGATGCTCATGCAATCACCCCAAACAATGTGACAATTACAAATCGTACAATTGACAAAGCAAAACAAATTGCGGATTCATATGAAGGAGTAAACGTTGCCGGAGATGCCCGAAGTCTCATAAAAGAATGTGATTGGGTATTTTTATGTACAAAACCTTTACAAATGATTCCGCTCTTAGAAGAAGTGAAAGATATACTTACGGAACGCCATGTACTCATTTCTATTACTAGCCCACTTTTAGTTGAAGAGTTGGAAAAAATAACAGAGGCAAAGGTTGTTCGATTTATACCAAGTATTGTTAACCGAGCTCAAGAAGGGCCTTCCCTAGTTACGTTCGGTCAAAATGTAGCGAATGAAGATAAAGAAGAATTGATGAGATTCTTTAAAACGATTTCGACACCTGAGTTAATATCGGATGACGTCACAAGGGTAGCGTCTGATATAGGCTGCTGCGGCCCAGCATTCATTAGTTTTTTAGTCGAGGAAATGATTAAGGCAGCTGTTCAAGAAACGAATATTAAGGAAGATGAAGCAACAAATATTATGGAATCGATGCTTATTGGTTACGGAGAGCTATTAAGAAAGAAGTATTTCACCTTACAGACTTTGCAAGAAAGAGTAACTGTACCTGGTGGGGTGACAGGGGTAGGCTTAAATGTTCTACGCTCTGAAATTGGCCAACAATTTAACCATTTATTCAAAAGTACTCATGAAAAGTACGCTGAGGATCGTCATTTAATTCAAAAACAATTAACCGAAAATAACACGCGTGCTGAGACTGGAAAATAA
- a CDS encoding helix-hairpin-helix domain-containing protein, translated as MFILRFQQKWPMVAAFLLCFLLGVLSLFIFQQVTQEREGEEDWNLIFEDSESHIVMEEIDDIIIVDIKGEVNRPGIYEMSFGERVHDAIAQAGGFTENAEKNALNLAEKCFDEMVIYVPSQFEGEDIGVVLQSENTDGKVRINIASEGELTELPGIGPAKAKAIIHFREENGHFQKIEDVVNVPGIGEKTLENIREYIRVP; from the coding sequence ATGTTTATTTTAAGGTTTCAACAAAAATGGCCAATGGTAGCTGCTTTTTTACTATGTTTTTTACTTGGAGTACTTTCATTATTTATTTTCCAGCAAGTAACTCAAGAAAGAGAGGGGGAGGAGGATTGGAATTTAATATTTGAAGATAGTGAATCGCACATAGTGATGGAAGAAATCGATGATATTATTATTGTTGATATAAAAGGAGAGGTGAATAGACCTGGAATTTATGAAATGAGTTTTGGAGAACGTGTCCATGACGCTATTGCACAAGCCGGAGGATTTACAGAAAATGCTGAGAAAAATGCGTTGAATTTAGCAGAAAAATGCTTTGATGAGATGGTAATTTATGTACCCTCACAGTTTGAAGGAGAGGATATAGGAGTTGTTCTTCAATCAGAAAATACAGATGGAAAAGTACGAATAAATATTGCTTCTGAAGGGGAACTTACTGAACTTCCCGGCATTGGACCTGCTAAAGCGAAAGCAATCATTCATTTTAGAGAAGAAAATGGCCATTTTCAAAAAATAGAAGATGTAGTTAATGTACCAGGAATAGGGGAAAAGACACTAGAAAATATTCGTGAATACATAAGGGTTCCTTAA
- a CDS encoding DNA internalization-related competence protein ComEC/Rec2 has protein sequence MFRRMYSYTLVSIAGLILSLTSNWVIPLFLLIVAVLPLIFNHHEKNKSMTLLLLIFTSICFYFYGLWTIDKSESTLTGEETSIVGKVVTQPTLTQSLRWSFEVKLQDGERIQAFSTVENEPFYNEVCQFSGSISPPHSNTNPYTFNYEQYLQEKGVHWVLSVEEIKGGCINQKVTMKGKVELLRKKGIERLINIEEGDTSALMVALVYGDRSYLTEERVKTYRQLGIIHLLAVSGLHIGLITLSLFYFFCRIGLTKEKTSLILILILPVYIVIAGGAPSVIRASIMCMLVLLATVVNQKMKVIDLLSILCIVLLIINPFYIFHLGFQLSFLTSFSLILSQSLLNDTNKIFTLFKVTFIAQLVSMPLILYHFYEISLLSVVINLIFIPFISMWILPLSFLTVIFQLLFPPLSHVTFYIASTSLSFSHKVLDVASKWKWDMLVFGQPSIYILVLLYAFIILCLVSFEKKIVILKWISSSLLIGVLSFQYFQPYFYAFAELTILDVGQGDAIVITLPRSKITYLVDTGGYVSWGEERSNTVYGPGKYVIEPYLKGKGIKKIDKLILTHGHYDHIGEACYLLEEMDVKSIMYPKTENIAVEAHDTFGCAQNKKVPVQFVNEGEWWNEKGQYFAVLNPYGNEAKENDKSIVLFVNLEGKQVLLTGDIEGDAETRLINSYSADLHIDILKVAHHGSKSSTSEGFIEHFQPDIAVISAGRNNRFGHPHEEVMSRLDQYNVKAFRTDLDGAVMIKIRSNKIKIETTVKREQETLDYR, from the coding sequence TTGTTTAGAAGAATGTATTCATATACTCTAGTGTCCATTGCTGGTTTAATATTATCTCTGACAAGCAATTGGGTTATTCCCCTTTTTCTTCTTATAGTAGCTGTTTTACCCCTCATTTTTAATCACCATGAGAAAAACAAATCCATGACATTACTACTTTTAATTTTTACTTCAATTTGTTTTTATTTTTATGGACTTTGGACGATAGATAAGAGTGAATCAACACTGACAGGCGAGGAGACATCTATTGTAGGCAAAGTAGTTACACAACCGACATTGACACAATCTTTGCGCTGGTCATTCGAAGTAAAACTTCAAGACGGAGAACGAATACAAGCATTCTCAACTGTAGAAAATGAGCCCTTCTACAACGAAGTGTGTCAATTTAGCGGAAGTATTTCACCCCCTCACTCAAATACAAACCCTTATACTTTTAACTATGAACAATATTTACAAGAAAAAGGTGTCCATTGGGTACTATCTGTTGAGGAAATAAAAGGGGGTTGTATAAATCAAAAGGTAACTATGAAGGGAAAGGTTGAGTTATTACGGAAAAAGGGAATTGAAAGGCTAATAAACATAGAGGAAGGTGATACTTCTGCCCTAATGGTAGCATTAGTTTATGGAGACAGATCTTATCTTACTGAAGAGAGAGTCAAAACGTATCGTCAACTTGGAATTATTCACTTATTAGCTGTCTCAGGACTACATATTGGTTTAATTACTTTATCACTATTTTACTTTTTTTGTAGGATAGGATTGACGAAAGAAAAAACTAGTCTCATTTTAATATTAATACTGCCTGTATATATTGTGATTGCTGGTGGAGCGCCTTCTGTCATACGTGCCTCAATTATGTGCATGTTAGTGCTATTGGCTACAGTAGTTAATCAGAAAATGAAAGTCATCGATTTATTATCAATACTATGCATCGTACTACTTATCATTAATCCATTCTATATTTTCCACTTAGGCTTTCAGCTTTCTTTTCTCACGAGCTTTTCACTCATTTTGTCCCAATCATTATTGAATGATACAAATAAAATATTCACTTTATTTAAGGTAACCTTTATAGCACAGCTAGTTTCAATGCCTCTTATACTATATCACTTTTATGAAATCTCCCTATTATCAGTAGTTATTAATTTAATTTTTATACCATTTATTTCAATGTGGATTCTTCCACTGTCTTTTCTAACGGTTATATTTCAATTGTTGTTTCCACCACTTTCACATGTGACATTTTATATCGCTTCAACAAGTTTATCATTTTCACATAAGGTGTTAGATGTCGCTTCAAAGTGGAAGTGGGATATGCTAGTTTTTGGACAACCATCCATCTATATTTTAGTATTACTGTACGCTTTTATCATCTTATGTTTAGTTTCATTTGAGAAAAAAATAGTGATTTTAAAGTGGATATCATCCTCTCTTCTTATAGGTGTATTAAGCTTTCAATATTTCCAACCATATTTTTATGCCTTTGCTGAACTTACGATATTAGATGTAGGACAAGGAGATGCAATTGTTATTACACTTCCAAGAAGCAAAATAACTTATTTGGTGGATACTGGCGGCTATGTATCATGGGGAGAGGAAAGGTCGAATACCGTTTATGGCCCCGGTAAATATGTCATTGAACCGTATTTAAAAGGTAAAGGAATTAAAAAAATAGATAAATTAATTTTAACCCACGGTCACTATGACCACATAGGAGAAGCTTGCTATTTGTTAGAAGAAATGGATGTTAAAAGTATAATGTACCCAAAAACAGAAAATATTGCTGTTGAAGCTCATGATACTTTTGGATGTGCACAAAACAAGAAAGTACCAGTACAGTTTGTAAATGAGGGAGAATGGTGGAATGAAAAAGGTCAATACTTTGCAGTTCTTAATCCATATGGCAATGAAGCAAAAGAAAATGATAAATCAATTGTATTGTTTGTTAACCTAGAAGGGAAACAAGTGCTATTAACTGGAGACATAGAGGGGGATGCTGAGACGAGGTTAATAAATTCGTATTCTGCAGATCTTCACATAGACATTTTAAAAGTTGCACATCATGGTAGTAAATCATCGACAAGCGAAGGTTTTATAGAGCATTTTCAACCTGATATTGCTGTAATTTCTGCTGGGAGAAATAATAGGTTTGGTCATCCTCATGAAGAAGTAATGTCAAGGTTAGATCAATATAATGTAAAAGCATTTCGCACAGACTTAGATGGTGCGGTTATGATAAAAATTAGGAGTAACAAAATAAAAATTGAAACAACGGTGAAAAGAGAACAAGAAACACTTGACTATAGGTAA